A window of Notolabrus celidotus isolate fNotCel1 chromosome 11, fNotCel1.pri, whole genome shotgun sequence contains these coding sequences:
- the calcoco1a gene encoding calcium-binding and coiled-coil domain-containing protein 1 isoform X2 — MEKAWQVEFRNVGCSYFPQSRVDCHYTLSSQHNWTNSDWIGLFKVGWSSVREYHTFVWALAPADYQEGTDVNCCVHFQASYLPKPSSQEYEFVYVDSKGEVCSCSSKFTFCAPKPLEDLVTLEEESHGEEGGTDMLLVVPRAELLQNRLQECLRERAELLQVQEVANKQKEKEKEEYKRARETWYRQRRDLESDIVNLQEELWLSQEKIKGMEWKQKEERAFGESLVQEKSTLLDAREESKVRIKELEEDIKALTQRNVEIETELEWMKERAKRAAAQRKEEEGERKTLQTKLEQTEGELRSLSKEFQGLRTSLAQRDTSVLQLQSTITTLTQKLTTAHRKEADSEAAQKEMRSLRERLNAGERSAEGVKSDLCAMVAQRDHGQAELHQARLQAAQLTLQLADSSLALREGRARWTQERQGLQRNAEKDQERLERLNTEMQKTEERLQEEMMERVKLEVQLSETRRELQELKASLRVAQKEKEQIHAEKQELMEYICQLEQKMGTVAGAKWSAALTASTGRPGSALSDSEDENPEALQPLRPSRPLGHYSLCEQGEPDSLLLATPPPSPREMERSAVVINQPAPLSSPRQAGADTLAHSSDSEEESDALQCGRHSSAEETALLLAEHDTVLSDLADTSLW; from the exons ATGGAGAAAGCTTGGCAGGTGGAGTTCAGAAACGTGGGCTGCAGTTACTTCCCTCAGAGCAGAGTCGATTGCCATTACACACTAAGCTCCCAGCACAACTGGACCAACAGTGACTGGATAGGGCTCTTCAAG GTGGGATGGTCATCAGTACGGGAATACCACACCTTTGTTTGGGCACTTGCCCCAGCTGACTACCAAGAGGGCACAGATGTCAATTGCTGTGTGCACTTCCAGG CCTCCTACCTTCCCAAGCCCAGCTCTCAGGAGTATGAGTTTGTATATGTGGACTCAAAGGGGGAAGTGTGCTCCTGCAGTTCCAAGTTCACTTTTTGTGCCCCCAAACCCCTTGAAGATCTGGTGACCCTTGAGGAGGAGTCCCATGGAGAGGAAGGAGGCACAGACATGTTACTGGTAGTGCCAAGGGCTGAACTGCTGCAG AATCGACTGCAGGAATGTTTGCGAGAGCGTGCTGAGCTGTTGCAGGTGCAGGAAGTGGCAAACaagcagaaggagaaagagaaggaagagtaCAAGAGGGCGAGGGAAACCTGGTACAGACAACGCAGAGATCTGGAAAGTGACATTGTTAATCTGCAGGAAGAGCTGTGGCTGAGCCAAGAGAAGATCAAGGGGATGGAGTGGAAGCAGAAG GAGGAGCGGGCTTTTGGAGAATCACTGGTCCAGGAAAAAAGCACTTTACTGGATGCAAGGGAGGAGAGCAAAGTGCGAATcaaagagctggaggaggatATCAAAGCCCTGACACAGAGAAATGTGGAAATAGAGACAGAGTTGGAATG gatgaAGGAGAGAGCAAAGAGGGCTGCAGCTCAgcgaaaagaagaggagggtgagagAAAAACCCTACAG ACCAAGCTGGAACAGACAGAGGGTGAACTAAGAAGTCTGTCCAAGGAGTTTCAGGGTCTGAGGACTTCACTGGCCCAGAGAGACACAAGTGTCCTGCAGCTCCAGAGCACCATCACCACCCTGACTCAAAAACTCACCACCGCCCACAGGAAAGAG GCTGACAGTGAGGCAGCCCAAAAGGAGATGCGCAGCTTGCGGGAGCGCCTGAACGCCGGTGAGCGTTCTGCAGAGGGTGTGAAGAGTGATCTCTGTGCCATGGTAGCTCAGAGGGATCATGGGCAGGCAGAACTGCACCAGGCTCGCCTACAGGCGGCCCAGCTCACCCTGCAGCTGGCTGATTCCAGTCTGGCCCTGAGAGAGGGAAGAGCCCGCTGGACCCAGGAGAGGCAGGGTCTGCAGCGCAATGCTGAG AAGGACCAGGAGCGTCTGGAGAGACTGAACACAGAGATGCAGAAAACTGAGGAGAGGCTGCAGGAGGAAATGATGGAGAGAGTGAAGCTGGAG GTTCAGCTGAGTGAAACCcgcagagagctgcaggagctgaAGGCTAGCCTGAGGGTggcacaaaaagaaaaggagcaGATACATGCAGAGAAACAG GAGTTGATGGAGTACATCTGTCAGCTGGAGCAGAAGATGGGAACAGTGGCTGGTGCCAAGTGGAGCGCTGCCCTGACCGCCTCTACAG GGCGGCCCGGCAGTGCGTTATCTGACTCTGAGGACGAGAACCCCGAGGCTCTGCAGCCCCTCCGCCCATCCAGGCCTCTGGGACACTACAGCTTGTGTGAGCAGGGCGAGCCGGACTCCCTGCTCCTTGCCACACCTCCTCCTTCCCCccgagagatggagaggagtgCGGTGGTCATCAACCAGCCAGCCCCTCTCTCCTCGCCACGCCAGGCCGGCGCTGACACACTGGCACACAGCTCTGACTCG GAGGAGGAATCTGATGCTCTTCAGTGTGGAAGGCACagctctgcagaggaaacagCGCTTTTGCTGGCTGAGCATGACACTGTTCTCAG TGATCTGGCCGACACATCGCTGTGGTAA
- the calcoco1a gene encoding calcium-binding and coiled-coil domain-containing protein 1 isoform X1 yields the protein MEKAWQVEFRNVGCSYFPQSRVDCHYTLSSQHNWTNSDWIGLFKVGWSSVREYHTFVWALAPADYQEGTDVNCCVHFQASYLPKPSSQEYEFVYVDSKGEVCSCSSKFTFCAPKPLEDLVTLEEESHGEEGGTDMLLVVPRAELLQNRLQECLRERAELLQVQEVANKQKEKEKEEYKRARETWYRQRRDLESDIVNLQEELWLSQEKIKGMEWKQKEERAFGESLVQEKSTLLDAREESKVRIKELEEDIKALTQRNVEIETELEWMKERAKRAAAQRKEEEGERKTLQTKLEQTEGELRSLSKEFQGLRTSLAQRDTSVLQLQSTITTLTQKLTTAHRKEADSEAAQKEMRSLRERLNAGERSAEGVKSDLCAMVAQRDHGQAELHQARLQAAQLTLQLADSSLALREGRARWTQERQGLQRNAEKDQERLERLNTEMQKTEERLQEEMMERVKLEVELGREQDCNRVQLSETRRELQELKASLRVAQKEKEQIHAEKQELMEYICQLEQKMGTVAGAKWSAALTASTGRPGSALSDSEDENPEALQPLRPSRPLGHYSLCEQGEPDSLLLATPPPSPREMERSAVVINQPAPLSSPRQAGADTLAHSSDSEEESDALQCGRHSSAEETALLLAEHDTVLSDLADTSLW from the exons ATGGAGAAAGCTTGGCAGGTGGAGTTCAGAAACGTGGGCTGCAGTTACTTCCCTCAGAGCAGAGTCGATTGCCATTACACACTAAGCTCCCAGCACAACTGGACCAACAGTGACTGGATAGGGCTCTTCAAG GTGGGATGGTCATCAGTACGGGAATACCACACCTTTGTTTGGGCACTTGCCCCAGCTGACTACCAAGAGGGCACAGATGTCAATTGCTGTGTGCACTTCCAGG CCTCCTACCTTCCCAAGCCCAGCTCTCAGGAGTATGAGTTTGTATATGTGGACTCAAAGGGGGAAGTGTGCTCCTGCAGTTCCAAGTTCACTTTTTGTGCCCCCAAACCCCTTGAAGATCTGGTGACCCTTGAGGAGGAGTCCCATGGAGAGGAAGGAGGCACAGACATGTTACTGGTAGTGCCAAGGGCTGAACTGCTGCAG AATCGACTGCAGGAATGTTTGCGAGAGCGTGCTGAGCTGTTGCAGGTGCAGGAAGTGGCAAACaagcagaaggagaaagagaaggaagagtaCAAGAGGGCGAGGGAAACCTGGTACAGACAACGCAGAGATCTGGAAAGTGACATTGTTAATCTGCAGGAAGAGCTGTGGCTGAGCCAAGAGAAGATCAAGGGGATGGAGTGGAAGCAGAAG GAGGAGCGGGCTTTTGGAGAATCACTGGTCCAGGAAAAAAGCACTTTACTGGATGCAAGGGAGGAGAGCAAAGTGCGAATcaaagagctggaggaggatATCAAAGCCCTGACACAGAGAAATGTGGAAATAGAGACAGAGTTGGAATG gatgaAGGAGAGAGCAAAGAGGGCTGCAGCTCAgcgaaaagaagaggagggtgagagAAAAACCCTACAG ACCAAGCTGGAACAGACAGAGGGTGAACTAAGAAGTCTGTCCAAGGAGTTTCAGGGTCTGAGGACTTCACTGGCCCAGAGAGACACAAGTGTCCTGCAGCTCCAGAGCACCATCACCACCCTGACTCAAAAACTCACCACCGCCCACAGGAAAGAG GCTGACAGTGAGGCAGCCCAAAAGGAGATGCGCAGCTTGCGGGAGCGCCTGAACGCCGGTGAGCGTTCTGCAGAGGGTGTGAAGAGTGATCTCTGTGCCATGGTAGCTCAGAGGGATCATGGGCAGGCAGAACTGCACCAGGCTCGCCTACAGGCGGCCCAGCTCACCCTGCAGCTGGCTGATTCCAGTCTGGCCCTGAGAGAGGGAAGAGCCCGCTGGACCCAGGAGAGGCAGGGTCTGCAGCGCAATGCTGAG AAGGACCAGGAGCGTCTGGAGAGACTGAACACAGAGATGCAGAAAACTGAGGAGAGGCTGCAGGAGGAAATGATGGAGAGAGTGAAGCTGGAGGTAGAGCTTGGGAGAGAACAGGATTGCAACAGG GTTCAGCTGAGTGAAACCcgcagagagctgcaggagctgaAGGCTAGCCTGAGGGTggcacaaaaagaaaaggagcaGATACATGCAGAGAAACAG GAGTTGATGGAGTACATCTGTCAGCTGGAGCAGAAGATGGGAACAGTGGCTGGTGCCAAGTGGAGCGCTGCCCTGACCGCCTCTACAG GGCGGCCCGGCAGTGCGTTATCTGACTCTGAGGACGAGAACCCCGAGGCTCTGCAGCCCCTCCGCCCATCCAGGCCTCTGGGACACTACAGCTTGTGTGAGCAGGGCGAGCCGGACTCCCTGCTCCTTGCCACACCTCCTCCTTCCCCccgagagatggagaggagtgCGGTGGTCATCAACCAGCCAGCCCCTCTCTCCTCGCCACGCCAGGCCGGCGCTGACACACTGGCACACAGCTCTGACTCG GAGGAGGAATCTGATGCTCTTCAGTGTGGAAGGCACagctctgcagaggaaacagCGCTTTTGCTGGCTGAGCATGACACTGTTCTCAG TGATCTGGCCGACACATCGCTGTGGTAA